The genomic segment TATCGATCTCATCGATATAGATAATGCCTCGCTGGGCTTTCTCTACATCGTAATCACACTGCGCCAACAGCTTGGCGATGATGTGCTCGACATCTTCACCCACATAGCCCGCTTCGGTCAGTGTGGTGGCATCTGCAATCACAAACGGCACATCAAGGAGCTTGGCCATGGTTTGTGCAAGCAAAGTCTTACCCGAGCCAGTAGGCCCGATTAAGAGGATATTTGACTTGGCTAATTCCACATCATTATCACTGGACTTATTGCTGGTCAGTCGCTTGTAATGATTGTAAACCGCAACCGCTAAAATCTTTTTAGCGCGCTCTTGCCCAATTACATAGGAATCCAGCGTGGTCCGAATTTCCATCGGCGTAGGCACACGCTTAGCATCTGTAACTTGCTCAGTTTCGCCAATCACAGCAGCGGCTTCGTCTTTCAGCACATCACGACAAAGCTCAATGCATTCGTTGCAGATAAAAACTTGTGGCCCAGCAATCAGCTTAACCACTTCGTGCTGGCTTTTACCGCAAAAAGAACAATAAAGGAGTTTTTCTGACATCGCCTAACCTACACCCCAAAAAACGGGCCATTGCAGCCTGTCCGATTAAAAACAGTAAACCTGACAGGCCACTAGAATAAAAAACCGCCAGGCACGCTGGCGGCATTGTCACGATCCGACGCAGCCTTATTTAACGGCTGCCGCGCTGCGAGACTGCAAGACATCATCAATCAGACCATAGTCTTTTGATTCTGCAGCACTCATAAAGTTATCTCTGTCTGTATCCCGCTCAACTGCTTCGATGCTCTGACCCGTATGTTTGGCCAGCATTTCATTCAGGGAACGTTTCGTTTTAATTAATTCACGCGCATGAATTTCAACATCAGAAGCCTGGCCAGACAAACCACCGATCAGGGGCTGGTGAATCATAATTCGTGAATTAGGCAAAGCATAGCGTTTACCTTTAGCACCACTGGAAAGCAAGAAAGCGCCCATGCTGGCCGCCATGCCCACGCACATCGTCGACACATCCGGCTTAATAAAATTCATGGTGTCGTAAATGGCCAGACCTGCAGTGACAGAGCCACCCGGGGAGTTGATATATAAATGAATATCTTTATCTGGATTTTCGGATTCCAAAAACAACATCTGCGCAATAATCAGATTTGCGCTTTGATCGTTTACCGGGCCGACCAAGAAAATAACACGCTCTTTTAAGAGGCGCGAGTAGATATCATAAGAACGCTCGCCCCGGCCGCTTTGTTCAACGACCATCGGGATATACCCAAGGTTTTGCGGATCAAATTCTTGTCTCGACATCTTTTTCTCTCAGAAATTTATGGTCATTCAAACGATAAGGTGTCACCCATGATGACACCTTATCGTAGCACCTCAGTAACCGAGAATGATTAGCCTTGCTGGCCCATCAGCTCTTCAAAGGACATCCCTTTTTCAGTTACCTGTGCCTTAGCCAGAACGAATTCAACCACATTGTCTTCCAATGCCATTGATTCCGGGCCAGCCAAACGCTCACGATCTTCAAAGTACCAAGCTACAACTTCGCTTGGATCTTCGTAATTCTGCGCCAAATCTTCAACAACCGCTTTGACCTGATCCGCTTTCGCTTCAAGGCCATTACCCTTAACCAGCTCAGCCAATGCTAAGCCAAGGTGAACACGGCGCTGTGCTTGTGCTTCAAACATTTCTGGCGAGAACGGAACATACTTTGGGTCGATACCGCGTGCTTTCAAGTCTGCAAGCGCACCTTCAGCCAAACGACCGATTTCCAATTGAACTAAAGCCTTAGGCAAATCAACCGGCGCAGCAGCAATCAGCGCAGTCATCACGTTTTCTTTAGCACGGGCTTTCAGACGGAAACGTACTTCGCGCTCCAGGTTGCCACGTACTTCAGCGCGCATTTTTTCTACATCGCCATCAACAATACCAAGGCTTTTTGCGAAATCTGCATCCACTTCCGGCAAGATAGCAGCTGCCACGTTTTTAACCGTGATTTCGAATACTGCAGTTTTGCCTGCAACATCAGCACCATGGTAATCAGCAGGGAAATCAACGCTTACTGATTTGGTTTCGTCTTCTTTCATGCCGATCACACCGGCTTCAAAACCTGGCAACATCTGACCTTTGCCCAGCAGGAAAGCGTGGTTTTCAGCAGAGCCACCATCAAACAATACGCCGTCGATTGAGCCTTTAAAATCTACAATCACGCGATCGCCATCAGCCGCTTCGCGCTCTACACGCTCAAAACGAGTACGCTGGCGGCGCAGGATGTCTACAGTCTTTTCTACTTCAGCATCAGACAAATCCAACACTGGTTTTTCAATTTGAGCAGCAGCTAAATCACCGATCACAACTTCCGGGTACACTTCAAAAGTAGCCGAGAACTGGAAATCGCCTGTTTCTTCTGCCGCATCTTTTGGCTCGAAACGTGGGTAGCCTGCTACACGCAGCTTTTGCTCTTGTACGGCCTGACCAAAGCTCACTTCAACCGTTTCTCCCAATACTTCTTCCTGGATACGGAAGCCGTAGTTTTGTGCAACGATTTTCATCGGCGCTTTGCCTGGGCGAAAACCTGCAATTTTTGCAGTCTTAGCAACATGCTTCAAACGCGCGTTAACTTGCTCGGTAATTTCTGTGCGTGGCACAGAAATAGACAGGCGACGTTCGAGTTGATTCAGGGTTTCTAGTTGTACTTGCATTTCAAACCATTCCTATGGGGGATCAACGCGCGTACACGCATCTTAATAAATAGGGGATAAAGCCAGCTCATCAGCAGCAATATGCAGACCATCAGTCATGATCTTGGCCTTGCCAGTTTCCCCCGTCCCAGACAAGCCAAAACAGACAGAAAAACCAGATCAGCACGCAGCACTCACCGCGATTTACCAACAAAGTCGGTAAGTTTAGCGCACAACGGCACGCAAATCCAAACAGAATTATTAACCAGCGCCCGTGCAACCCAAAACACAGCAGCCACAAGGCTTAGACCACACGCTTCGTCCAATAAAAAAACGGATGCTTTGTGCGATTTTTCAACAAGAAAAGCGATATGCAGCCGGAATTTCAGCCATAAAAAAAGCCGCAAGAGCAATGCTCTTGCGGCTTTTTCCAGAATATTTGGTGGGGGATAAGAGACTCGAACTCTTACACCTTACGGCGCTGGAACCTAAATCCAGTGCGTCTACCAATTCCGCCAACCCCCCACTTCTCATCGCTGCGTTTGCTTGTGCACCGAAGGAAGACCCGCATTCTAGTTGAAGGTTTTCACTTTGCCAAGCCTTATTTGGAAAATATTTCAAAATAATTTAAGCAACCGTCACAACAGACACGAAAATCTTTAATATAACAGTAAGATAATCGCAATCTATACAGCCCATAAAAAGTTTATGTCATACTCCGCACAGCTTTTCACCCTATACACTCTTACTTCACCCCTCCCGTGAACGATCATATACATACACTCCTGCGTATTCTTCCTGCTTGCGATCTTGCTACGACAGAAGTTCGCTGGTTTGCCGGCCAGCAATCTGGCTCAGCACAGCTCAGCGCGCTTCCTCCCTCGCAAAGAACCGAGCTTATTGTTCCTGCGACGCTCTCCAATATTTATCGCGCAGAGCTGCCAAAGCAATCTTTAGCAAGGCGGCAAAAACTTTTGCCCCATCTTTTAGAGGATCGCCTGCTTAGCCCAGCTGCATCACTGCACTTTGGGCTAAATGACCAGAATAATAAAATTATTGCAGCAGACCGAAAATGGCTGACGCAATACCTGAGCTTACTGACCGAGCACCAGATCACCCCTTCTGCG from the Iodobacter fluviatilis genome contains:
- the clpP gene encoding ATP-dependent Clp endopeptidase proteolytic subunit ClpP, giving the protein MSRQEFDPQNLGYIPMVVEQSGRGERSYDIYSRLLKERVIFLVGPVNDQSANLIIAQMLFLESENPDKDIHLYINSPGGSVTAGLAIYDTMNFIKPDVSTMCVGMAASMGAFLLSSGAKGKRYALPNSRIMIHQPLIGGLSGQASDVEIHARELIKTKRSLNEMLAKHTGQSIEAVERDTDRDNFMSAAESKDYGLIDDVLQSRSAAAVK
- the tig gene encoding trigger factor, with amino-acid sequence MQVQLETLNQLERRLSISVPRTEITEQVNARLKHVAKTAKIAGFRPGKAPMKIVAQNYGFRIQEEVLGETVEVSFGQAVQEQKLRVAGYPRFEPKDAAEETGDFQFSATFEVYPEVVIGDLAAAQIEKPVLDLSDAEVEKTVDILRRQRTRFERVEREAADGDRVIVDFKGSIDGVLFDGGSAENHAFLLGKGQMLPGFEAGVIGMKEDETKSVSVDFPADYHGADVAGKTAVFEITVKNVAAAILPEVDADFAKSLGIVDGDVEKMRAEVRGNLEREVRFRLKARAKENVMTALIAAAPVDLPKALVQLEIGRLAEGALADLKARGIDPKYVPFSPEMFEAQAQRRVHLGLALAELVKGNGLEAKADQVKAVVEDLAQNYEDPSEVVAWYFEDRERLAGPESMALEDNVVEFVLAKAQVTEKGMSFEELMGQQG